From a single Haloarcula sp. DT43 genomic region:
- a CDS encoding DUF7553 family protein → MTRDELASASELLESASEDTDSGDASERLAELADQLGTLATDERGPDHGRLARIQSALNDLGSGDAEDVADTIDAADDHINEYRSDLEGV, encoded by the coding sequence ATGACACGCGACGAACTCGCATCCGCGAGCGAACTGCTCGAATCGGCCTCCGAAGACACCGACAGCGGCGACGCGAGCGAGCGCCTCGCCGAACTCGCCGACCAGCTCGGTACCCTCGCGACCGACGAACGCGGCCCGGACCACGGTCGGCTCGCGCGCATCCAGTCGGCGCTCAACGACCTCGGCAGCGGCGACGCAGAAGATGTCGCCGACACCATCGACGCCGCCGACGACCACATCAACGAGTACCGGTCCGACCTCGAAGGGGTCTGA
- a CDS encoding DUF7127 family protein has translation MDAQTDRSPLHVSHTDHDDGWTVAVDLDSLQVSDDYVTVDVIGTEAVVAVDAPHLQTEFDIDLPAAGAVQTLRNGVLTLEHRS, from the coding sequence ATGGACGCACAAACTGACCGGTCGCCGCTACACGTTTCGCACACCGACCACGACGACGGCTGGACTGTCGCCGTCGACCTCGACTCGCTCCAGGTCAGCGACGACTACGTGACAGTCGACGTCATCGGCACGGAGGCCGTCGTCGCCGTCGACGCGCCACACCTCCAGACGGAGTTCGACATCGACCTGCCGGCCGCCGGCGCGGTCCAGACACTCAGGAACGGCGTGCTCACGCTAGAGCACCGGTCCTAG
- a CDS encoding ATP-binding protein: MSPPTVLLVADESAAGERLQAALDRAAIEARVRTTEPQRVDTTLLRTPTDCLVVPVSCAGMAGGHLAEAATGLYPDLPVVMYGSEADRGDHIRTVGDGDLGSPSLAAAVGEALEAGETLAARPVSRPETILATMFERNSEHLFVKDTDRHYVLLNDASYAPPELLGRRDEDGLPAGTAYLEAARGDDLQVIDDATAVLDVHEFAPSLERHLETSKVPWYDERGELAGLIGITRDITDQQERERLLRQQNERLRKVALLAAHELRNELQVSTGHLSQMEADDEHAAAVADSLDRLAAIVDKVVSLASNNSPEFDPEPLRLSSVVWDVWSSLSLSTGSLEVTSDRRLLADPESMRLFLEILLSNAVEHGGPDVAIRVGATSTGFFVADDGPGVDVSPPDRVFEAGYASETDNNGLGLYIASRIAKEHGWSLSVGESEAGGARFTVTDVERPD, translated from the coding sequence ATGTCCCCGCCGACTGTTCTCCTCGTCGCTGACGAGTCTGCCGCCGGAGAGCGGTTGCAGGCGGCCCTCGACCGGGCGGCAATCGAGGCGAGGGTTCGGACGACCGAACCCCAGCGCGTCGACACGACACTGCTGCGGACGCCGACCGACTGCCTCGTCGTCCCGGTGTCGTGTGCGGGGATGGCGGGCGGCCATCTGGCCGAGGCGGCCACGGGCCTCTACCCGGACCTCCCCGTGGTGATGTACGGCAGCGAGGCAGACCGGGGGGACCACATCCGCACGGTCGGCGACGGCGACCTCGGGTCGCCGTCGCTGGCTGCCGCGGTCGGCGAGGCACTCGAGGCGGGCGAGACGCTGGCCGCCCGTCCAGTCTCGCGGCCGGAGACGATTCTCGCCACGATGTTCGAACGGAACTCCGAACACCTGTTCGTGAAAGACACTGACAGGCACTACGTGTTGCTCAACGACGCGTCGTACGCGCCCCCGGAACTGCTCGGCCGCCGTGACGAGGACGGGTTACCGGCCGGGACGGCGTATCTGGAGGCGGCGCGGGGCGACGACCTGCAGGTCATCGACGACGCGACCGCCGTCCTGGACGTCCACGAGTTCGCCCCGTCGCTGGAGCGACACCTCGAAACGTCGAAGGTCCCCTGGTACGACGAGCGGGGCGAACTGGCCGGCCTCATCGGGATCACACGGGACATCACCGACCAGCAGGAGCGCGAGCGGCTCCTCAGACAGCAAAACGAGCGCCTCCGGAAGGTGGCGCTGCTTGCCGCACACGAACTCCGGAACGAACTCCAGGTATCGACCGGCCACCTCTCGCAGATGGAGGCCGACGACGAGCACGCGGCGGCCGTCGCGGACTCGCTGGACCGACTCGCCGCCATCGTCGACAAGGTCGTCTCGCTGGCCTCGAACAACTCGCCGGAGTTCGACCCCGAACCGCTGCGGCTCTCGTCGGTGGTCTGGGATGTGTGGAGTTCGCTGTCGCTCTCGACGGGGTCGCTCGAAGTCACGTCCGACAGGCGACTGCTCGCCGACCCGGAGTCGATGCGGCTGTTCCTGGAAATCCTGCTCTCGAACGCCGTCGAACACGGCGGCCCCGACGTCGCGATTCGCGTTGGAGCCACCTCGACTGGCTTTTTCGTCGCGGACGACGGCCCCGGCGTCGACGTCTCGCCGCCGGACCGGGTGTTCGAGGCCGGCTACGCGTCGGAGACGGACAACAACGGGCTCGGGCTCTACATCGCCAGCCGAATCGCGAAAGAACACGGGTGGTCGCTGTCGGTGGGCGAAAGCGAGGCGGGCGGCGCGCGGTTCACCGTGACCGACGTGGAACGGCCCGACTAG
- a CDS encoding transcription factor S yields the protein MQFCDDCGSMMHADGDEMVCQSCGTRVTKDEDRAAEFVSTDEQSGDELIETEEGANFEGKPTADDVTCEECGHGKAWYTIKQTGSADEPPTRFFKCQDCGYRWREYN from the coding sequence ATGCAGTTTTGCGACGATTGCGGCTCGATGATGCACGCTGACGGCGACGAGATGGTCTGTCAGTCCTGTGGCACCCGAGTCACGAAAGACGAGGACCGCGCGGCCGAGTTCGTCAGCACGGACGAACAGAGCGGCGACGAACTGATAGAGACCGAGGAAGGCGCGAACTTCGAGGGGAAACCGACAGCCGACGACGTGACCTGCGAGGAGTGTGGGCACGGGAAAGCGTGGTACACCATCAAACAGACCGGGTCGGCCGACGAGCCGCCGACGCGGTTCTTCAAGTGCCAGGACTGCGGGTATCGCTGGCGCGAGTACAACTAA
- a CDS encoding winged helix-turn-helix transcriptional regulator — protein MRHKQILDVAAENPEASIAELAAEVPSATADLVERVLEEHGDPAESDGTDAPEESPNESSTASQSYPAPDTLTSTERETLRAIQRHPTASQRDLAEKLGVTASTVSNRVNGIDGFDWANRAEFADGVFDGDAPEPTATPDDTGAAPDAEPTEDDAVADEADTVADETDDRESDAAPDRSPAEPAPAAGEVNTTLTTFQSTVEELSDKLADLEGQVETVTDGGDSPRPFRDPELVHKVVHACMDSENISDEEELRILDSLL, from the coding sequence ATGCGTCACAAACAGATACTCGACGTAGCAGCCGAGAACCCCGAGGCGTCTATCGCGGAGCTGGCGGCCGAAGTACCGAGCGCGACAGCGGACCTCGTCGAGCGGGTCCTCGAAGAACACGGCGACCCGGCCGAGAGCGACGGGACCGACGCACCCGAGGAGTCCCCGAACGAATCGTCGACGGCGTCACAGTCGTATCCCGCCCCCGATACCCTCACCTCGACGGAGCGGGAGACGCTCCGGGCGATTCAGCGCCATCCCACCGCGTCCCAGCGGGACCTCGCGGAGAAACTCGGCGTGACCGCCTCGACAGTGAGTAACCGCGTCAACGGAATCGACGGGTTCGACTGGGCGAACCGCGCGGAGTTCGCCGACGGCGTGTTCGACGGCGACGCACCGGAGCCGACGGCGACCCCGGACGACACCGGAGCGGCACCCGACGCCGAACCGACCGAGGACGACGCGGTGGCCGACGAAGCCGACACGGTGGCTGACGAAACCGACGACAGGGAGTCCGACGCCGCGCCCGACCGTTCGCCCGCCGAACCCGCGCCGGCGGCCGGCGAAGTGAACACCACGCTGACGACGTTCCAGTCGACGGTCGAGGAGCTGTCCGACAAACTGGCCGACCTCGAAGGGCAGGTCGAGACCGTCACGGACGGCGGCGACTCGCCACGGCCGTTTCGGGACCCCGAACTCGTCCACAAGGTCGTCCACGCGTGTATGGACTCGGAGAACATCTCCGACGAAGAGGAGCTCAGAATCCTGGACTCGCTGCTTTAG
- a CDS encoding NADH:flavin oxidoreductase/NADH oxidase produces the protein MTALFSPLELRETTVPNRVMVSPMCQYSCEARDGLATDWHRTHLGSRAVGGAGLVMTEATAVEARGRISPEDLGIWSDEHAAALEPITDFVSGQGSVPGIQLAHAGRKAATSRPWEGHDPLQPDEGGWEVVGPSDDPWPYEDGEAPPTTALDRDGIESVVDSFRAAAERALDAGFEVAEVHAAHGYLLHEFLSPVTNGREDDYGGDFEGRTRLTREVTAAVREVWPDDKPVFVRISATDWLPERDSWTVDDSVRLADQLADVGADLIDVSGGGIHPESRPDYAGPNYQLRYAERIREETESDIAVGAVGGITTPEQAEAVVANDRADVAIVGREHLRDPYFTLTAAKELDATDETEGPPQYRRAWGF, from the coding sequence ATGACTGCACTGTTCTCACCGCTGGAACTCCGTGAGACGACTGTCCCGAACCGTGTCATGGTCTCCCCGATGTGCCAGTACTCCTGTGAGGCCCGCGACGGCCTCGCCACCGACTGGCACCGCACCCACCTCGGCTCCCGCGCCGTCGGCGGCGCGGGCCTGGTCATGACCGAGGCGACCGCTGTCGAGGCCCGCGGCCGCATCTCCCCGGAGGACCTCGGAATCTGGAGCGACGAGCACGCGGCGGCGCTGGAGCCGATTACGGACTTCGTCAGCGGGCAGGGCAGCGTGCCGGGCATCCAGTTGGCCCACGCCGGCCGGAAGGCCGCCACCTCTCGCCCCTGGGAGGGCCACGACCCGCTCCAGCCCGACGAGGGCGGCTGGGAGGTCGTCGGGCCCAGCGACGACCCCTGGCCCTACGAGGACGGCGAGGCCCCGCCGACGACGGCGCTCGACCGGGACGGTATCGAGTCCGTCGTCGACTCGTTCCGCGCGGCCGCCGAGCGCGCGCTCGACGCCGGCTTCGAGGTCGCCGAGGTCCACGCCGCCCACGGCTACCTCCTCCACGAGTTCCTCTCGCCGGTGACGAACGGCCGCGAGGACGACTACGGCGGCGACTTCGAGGGCCGCACGCGGCTGACGCGCGAGGTCACCGCCGCCGTCCGGGAGGTCTGGCCCGACGACAAGCCGGTGTTCGTCCGGATTTCGGCGACCGACTGGCTCCCCGAGCGCGACTCCTGGACCGTCGACGATTCCGTACGGCTGGCCGACCAGCTCGCCGACGTGGGCGCGGACCTCATCGACGTGAGCGGCGGCGGCATCCACCCCGAGTCCCGCCCCGACTACGCCGGTCCGAACTACCAGCTCCGGTACGCCGAGCGCATCCGCGAGGAAACGGAGTCGGACATCGCCGTCGGGGCCGTCGGCGGCATCACGACGCCCGAACAGGCCGAGGCCGTCGTCGCCAACGACCGGGCGGACGTGGCAATCGTCGGCCGCGAGCACCTCCGGGACCCGTACTTCACGCTGACTGCCGCGAAAGAACTGGACGCGACCGACGAAACCGAGGGGCCGCCGCAGTACCGCCGCGCCTGGGGCTTCTGA
- a CDS encoding RAD55 family ATPase produces MERIPFGVRQLDSIINGGAPAGSVVLLSGEAGAGSREFMHTSALINGLGQVDSELHDLYYGDLSADAVAPEEVHYVSFTASESQLVSEMRLAMDDEVVEKGSRAVEFHDLSERYFHISPVPRDWYASETASITDLRARHEREDLLGTLGMVLNDVAAGNLVVIDSLSDLVSAMGEEIEWSDISSLVQGLQKAAHQWGGLLLLHVNPETLSAVRHGQLVDASHGTMEFAWESGGSTRARTLVVQQFRGVLSQIEDEDIVQFETELGEAGFDISDVRKIR; encoded by the coding sequence ATGGAGCGAATCCCGTTCGGGGTCCGCCAGCTCGACTCCATCATCAACGGTGGCGCGCCCGCCGGGAGCGTCGTCCTGCTCTCGGGCGAGGCGGGGGCTGGCTCCCGGGAGTTCATGCACACGAGCGCGCTCATCAACGGGCTCGGACAGGTGGATTCGGAGCTACACGACCTCTACTACGGCGACCTCTCGGCCGACGCCGTCGCCCCGGAGGAAGTCCACTACGTCTCCTTTACCGCGAGCGAGTCGCAGCTGGTCAGCGAGATGCGGCTGGCGATGGACGACGAGGTGGTCGAGAAGGGGAGCCGAGCGGTCGAGTTCCACGACCTCTCGGAGCGGTACTTCCACATCAGCCCCGTGCCCCGGGACTGGTACGCCAGCGAGACGGCGTCGATTACCGACCTCCGGGCGCGTCACGAGCGGGAGGACCTGCTGGGCACGCTCGGGATGGTCCTGAACGACGTGGCGGCGGGGAACCTCGTCGTCATCGACTCGCTGTCTGACCTCGTCAGCGCCATGGGGGAGGAAATCGAGTGGTCCGACATCAGCTCGCTCGTCCAGGGGCTCCAGAAGGCGGCCCACCAGTGGGGCGGCCTGCTCCTGTTGCACGTCAACCCCGAGACGCTGTCGGCGGTGCGACACGGGCAGCTCGTCGACGCGTCCCACGGCACGATGGAGTTCGCCTGGGAGTCCGGCGGCTCCACCCGGGCACGGACCCTCGTCGTCCAGCAGTTCCGGGGCGTCCTCTCCCAGATAGAGGACGAGGACATCGTCCAGTTCGAGACGGAACTGGGCGAGGCGGGCTTCGACATCAGCGACGTGCGCAAGATTCGGTAG
- a CDS encoding DUF368 domain-containing protein, whose translation MTTPPDRDPSDLPTIRGSVPPLRAWLRTFVIGLCMGSADGVPGVSGGTIALIAGVYERLIAAITAVTPGRILRFLRALTPLDGGIDPRGAFAELLELDVWFLVALVAGVGTAVVIVTRIVHVASQETPALLFGFFFGLIAASAVVLLRSLTVDSPFQLGAGVVGFVLAFYVSGVSTSAADGGGLALVFVAGMIGVSAMILPGISGSLLLIILGQYTRMSTALSAFVDALIALATGGTVEDVTTTAVPVVTFILGGLVGLFTIARVVRRALDYNRRATLAFLVALVVGALRAPVVEVRGSVGFSTDVLVAFVAAAAVGAAFLLALDWYAVDLDLDKV comes from the coding sequence ATGACCACCCCTCCCGACCGAGACCCGAGCGACCTGCCGACGATTCGGGGCTCGGTGCCGCCGCTTCGTGCGTGGCTTCGAACGTTTGTCATCGGCCTCTGTATGGGTAGTGCGGACGGCGTCCCCGGCGTCTCCGGGGGGACCATAGCTCTCATCGCCGGCGTCTACGAGCGGCTCATCGCCGCGATTACCGCCGTCACCCCGGGCCGGATACTCCGATTTCTCCGCGCGCTCACGCCGCTAGACGGTGGGATTGACCCCCGCGGCGCGTTCGCGGAACTGCTCGAACTCGACGTCTGGTTCCTCGTCGCGCTGGTCGCCGGCGTCGGGACTGCCGTCGTCATCGTGACGCGAATCGTCCACGTCGCCAGCCAGGAGACGCCGGCGCTGCTCTTCGGGTTCTTCTTCGGGCTCATCGCCGCCTCGGCGGTCGTCTTGCTGCGCAGCCTCACCGTCGACTCGCCGTTCCAGCTAGGGGCCGGCGTCGTCGGCTTCGTCCTCGCGTTCTACGTCTCCGGCGTGTCGACGTCCGCCGCTGACGGTGGCGGCCTCGCGCTGGTCTTCGTCGCCGGCATGATAGGGGTCAGCGCGATGATTCTGCCCGGCATCTCCGGGTCGCTGTTGCTCATCATCCTCGGTCAGTACACCCGGATGTCGACGGCGCTCAGCGCGTTCGTCGACGCGCTCATCGCCCTTGCGACGGGCGGCACGGTCGAGGACGTGACCACGACCGCCGTGCCGGTCGTGACGTTCATCCTCGGCGGGCTGGTCGGCCTGTTCACCATCGCCCGCGTCGTCCGCCGCGCGCTGGACTACAACCGCCGGGCGACGCTGGCCTTCCTCGTCGCGCTCGTCGTCGGCGCGCTGCGCGCTCCCGTCGTTGAGGTCCGGGGTTCGGTCGGCTTCTCGACGGACGTCCTCGTCGCGTTCGTCGCCGCCGCCGCCGTCGGCGCGGCCTTTTTGCTCGCGCTCGACTGGTACGCCGTCGACCTCGACCTCGACAAGGTCTGA
- a CDS encoding metal-dependent hydrolase: MELTWYGHSTWHVTVDDTELLIDPFFDNPKTDTDPEELDPDYVLLTHGHADHIGDVDRYEGCGLVATPEVVEYCEDNFGDFDAVGGMGMNLGGTVEIGDAFVTMHRADHTNGMDTSYGTSGGMPGGFIISDTKPTQVSDAESTTFYHAGDTGLMTEMRDVIGPFLEPDAAAVPVGDHFTMGPMQAAVAVDWLDVDHAFPMHYDTFPPIEIDTRDFVNEVAGTGSDAEVHVLDGDETFEL, from the coding sequence ATGGAGCTTACATGGTACGGCCATTCGACGTGGCACGTGACAGTCGACGACACCGAGTTGCTCATCGATCCGTTCTTCGACAACCCCAAGACGGACACGGACCCCGAGGAACTGGACCCCGACTACGTGCTGTTGACCCACGGCCACGCGGACCACATCGGCGACGTTGACCGCTACGAGGGCTGTGGGCTCGTGGCGACGCCGGAAGTCGTCGAGTACTGCGAGGACAACTTCGGCGACTTCGACGCCGTCGGCGGCATGGGGATGAACCTCGGCGGCACCGTCGAAATCGGCGACGCCTTCGTCACGATGCACCGGGCCGACCACACCAACGGGATGGACACCAGTTACGGCACCAGCGGAGGCATGCCCGGCGGGTTCATCATCTCGGATACGAAGCCGACGCAGGTCAGCGACGCGGAGTCGACGACGTTCTACCACGCCGGCGACACCGGCCTCATGACGGAGATGCGCGACGTCATCGGGCCGTTCCTCGAACCCGACGCCGCGGCCGTCCCGGTCGGCGACCACTTCACGATGGGGCCGATGCAGGCCGCCGTCGCCGTCGACTGGCTGGACGTCGACCACGCGTTCCCGATGCACTACGACACGTTCCCGCCCATCGAAATCGACACGCGGGACTTCGTGAACGAGGTCGCGGGCACCGGCAGCGACGCCGAGGTTCACGTCCTCGACGGCGACGAGACGTTCGAACTCTAG
- a CDS encoding phosphoribosylamine--glycine ligase produces MANFLFCSLDAALIGDIAWQVAGEGHDVKYYIEADSDREIADGFVPKTDDWRAEVGWADVVVFDDIWVGSDVGTGEIARELRAEGHAVVGGTPNTDRLEEDRGYAMDVLEEHGVNTIEHHVFEDFDAGIRHVQEHPAPYVIKPLGEVQNVKRLLYVGNEDDGSDVVDVLRAYKKAWGHRMKGFQLQRKVEGVEIAVCGFFNGESFVEPINFNFEHKKLFPGNIGPSTGEMGTSMFWAGRNELFAETLGKLEGWLADEGYVGSIDVNCIVNEGGIYPLEFTPRFGYPTITLQEESFESETGQFFLDLANGRDPGLEVHRGYQVGVRVVLPPFPFDDEATYDENSRNAAVVFQSDDRAGIHIEDAKRVDGQWRVAGESGMPLVVTGKGETMQAARAQAYERVDDVVIPNLYYRDDIGERWVDGDGDRLQAWGYLGPRT; encoded by the coding sequence ATGGCAAACTTCCTCTTCTGTTCGCTGGACGCGGCGCTCATCGGCGACATCGCCTGGCAGGTCGCCGGAGAGGGCCACGACGTGAAGTACTACATCGAGGCCGACAGCGACAGGGAAATCGCCGACGGGTTCGTCCCGAAGACCGACGACTGGCGTGCCGAGGTCGGGTGGGCCGACGTCGTCGTCTTCGACGACATCTGGGTCGGCTCAGACGTCGGCACCGGCGAAATCGCGCGGGAACTCCGGGCCGAGGGCCACGCCGTCGTCGGCGGGACCCCGAACACAGACCGGCTCGAAGAAGACCGCGGCTACGCGATGGACGTCCTCGAAGAACACGGCGTCAACACCATCGAGCACCACGTCTTCGAGGACTTCGACGCCGGCATCCGGCACGTCCAGGAGCACCCTGCACCGTACGTCATCAAACCGCTCGGCGAGGTACAGAACGTCAAGCGGCTCCTCTACGTCGGCAACGAGGACGACGGCAGCGACGTCGTCGACGTGCTCCGGGCGTACAAGAAGGCGTGGGGCCACCGGATGAAGGGGTTCCAGCTCCAGCGGAAGGTCGAGGGCGTCGAAATCGCCGTCTGTGGCTTCTTCAACGGCGAGTCGTTCGTCGAGCCCATCAACTTCAATTTCGAGCACAAGAAGCTGTTCCCGGGCAACATCGGCCCCTCGACCGGCGAGATGGGGACCTCGATGTTCTGGGCGGGGCGCAACGAACTGTTCGCGGAGACGCTCGGCAAACTGGAGGGGTGGCTCGCCGACGAGGGGTACGTCGGCAGCATCGACGTCAACTGCATCGTCAACGAGGGCGGCATCTACCCGCTGGAGTTCACGCCCCGGTTCGGCTATCCGACCATAACGCTGCAGGAGGAGTCGTTCGAGTCGGAGACGGGCCAGTTCTTCCTCGACCTGGCGAACGGGCGCGACCCGGGTCTGGAGGTCCACCGCGGGTACCAAGTCGGCGTTCGGGTCGTCCTGCCACCGTTCCCGTTCGACGACGAGGCGACCTACGACGAGAACTCCCGCAACGCCGCGGTCGTGTTCCAGTCGGACGACCGTGCGGGCATTCACATCGAGGACGCGAAGCGGGTGGACGGCCAGTGGCGTGTCGCCGGCGAGAGCGGGATGCCGCTGGTCGTCACGGGCAAGGGCGAGACGATGCAGGCGGCGCGAGCGCAGGCCTACGAGCGCGTCGACGACGTCGTCATCCCGAACCTCTACTACCGCGACGACATCGGCGAGCGGTGGGTCGACGGCGACGGGGACAGACTGCAGGCGTGGGGGTATCTCGGACCACGGACGTAG
- the ilvD gene encoding dihydroxy-acid dehydratase — protein sequence MSKQERRERPEKDPDLRSTEVTEGYEKAPHRAMFRAMGYDDEDLSSPMIGIANPAADITPCNVHLDDVADAAYDGVDDTEGMPIEFGTITISDAISMGTEGMKASLISREIIADSVELVTFGERMDGIVTIGGCDKNMPGMMMAAIRTDLPSVFLYGGSIMPGQHDGREVTIQNVFEGVGAVADGEMTEGELNEMERHACPGAGSCGGMFTANTMASISEALGFAPLGSASPPAEHESRYEEARRAGELAVEVVQERRRPSDFLTRKSFENAIALQVAVGGSTNAVLHLLALAAEAGIDLDIETFNDISARTPKIADLQPGGEKVMNDLHEVGGVPVVLKALHDAGLLHGDELTVTGNTIAEELDRIDPPAIEDLDVDYLHTVEDPIHERGAIRILSGNLAPDGAVIKITGEDHLHHEGPVRVFEQEEGAMEYVQEGHVESGDVICIRNEGPQGGPGMREMLGVTSAVAGQGHAEDVALFTDGRFSGATRGFSIGHVAPEAFVGGPIAALEDGDTVTIDIDDHELSVDLTDEEMAQRLEDYDPEPTYDSGVLAKYHSDFGSAANGAVTNPGAKWD from the coding sequence ATGAGCAAGCAGGAACGCCGCGAGCGTCCGGAGAAAGACCCGGACCTCCGGAGTACCGAGGTGACGGAGGGCTACGAGAAGGCGCCCCACCGCGCGATGTTCCGCGCGATGGGCTACGACGACGAGGACCTCTCCTCGCCGATGATAGGCATCGCCAACCCCGCCGCCGACATCACGCCGTGTAACGTCCACCTGGACGACGTGGCCGACGCCGCCTACGACGGCGTCGACGACACCGAGGGGATGCCAATCGAGTTCGGCACCATCACCATCTCGGACGCCATCTCGATGGGGACCGAGGGGATGAAGGCGTCGCTCATCTCCCGCGAGATAATCGCCGACTCGGTGGAGCTGGTCACCTTCGGCGAGCGCATGGACGGCATCGTCACCATCGGCGGCTGCGACAAGAACATGCCCGGCATGATGATGGCCGCCATCCGGACGGACCTGCCCAGCGTCTTCCTCTACGGCGGCTCCATCATGCCCGGTCAGCACGACGGCCGCGAGGTCACCATCCAGAACGTCTTCGAGGGCGTCGGCGCGGTCGCCGACGGCGAGATGACGGAGGGCGAACTCAACGAGATGGAACGGCACGCCTGCCCCGGCGCCGGCTCCTGTGGCGGGATGTTCACCGCCAACACGATGGCCTCCATCTCCGAGGCGCTCGGCTTCGCGCCCCTGGGGTCGGCCTCCCCGCCAGCCGAACACGAGTCCCGCTACGAGGAAGCCCGCCGGGCCGGCGAACTCGCCGTCGAGGTGGTCCAGGAGCGCCGCCGCCCCTCGGATTTCCTCACCCGCAAGTCCTTCGAGAACGCCATCGCCCTGCAGGTCGCGGTCGGCGGGTCGACCAACGCCGTCCTCCACCTGCTCGCGCTCGCGGCGGAGGCCGGCATCGACCTCGACATCGAGACGTTCAACGACATCAGCGCCCGGACGCCCAAGATAGCGGACCTCCAGCCCGGCGGCGAGAAGGTGATGAACGACCTCCACGAGGTCGGCGGCGTCCCGGTCGTGCTGAAGGCGCTGCACGACGCCGGCCTGCTCCACGGCGACGAACTCACCGTCACCGGCAACACAATCGCGGAAGAACTCGACCGCATCGACCCGCCCGCCATCGAGGACCTCGACGTGGACTACCTCCACACCGTCGAGGACCCCATCCACGAGCGCGGTGCCATCCGCATCCTCTCGGGCAACCTCGCGCCCGACGGCGCGGTCATCAAGATTACCGGCGAGGACCACCTCCACCACGAGGGGCCGGTCCGCGTGTTCGAGCAGGAGGAGGGGGCCATGGAGTACGTCCAGGAGGGCCACGTCGAGTCCGGCGACGTAATCTGCATCCGCAACGAGGGCCCCCAGGGCGGTCCCGGCATGCGCGAGATGCTCGGTGTGACTTCGGCCGTCGCCGGCCAGGGTCACGCCGAGGACGTGGCGCTGTTTACCGACGGTCGCTTCTCCGGCGCGACCCGCGGGTTCTCCATCGGCCACGTCGCGCCCGAGGCGTTCGTCGGCGGCCCCATCGCCGCCCTGGAGGACGGCGACACCGTCACCATCGACATCGACGACCACGAGCTGTCGGTCGACCTCACCGACGAGGAGATGGCACAGCGCCTCGAAGACTACGACCCCGAACCGACCTACGACAGCGGCGTGCTGGCGAAGTACCACAGCGACTTCGGCTCCGCCGCCAACGGTGCGGTGACGAACCCCGGCGCGAAGTGGGACTGA
- a CDS encoding beta-ribofuranosylaminobenzene 5'-phosphate synthase family protein yields MPTVTTAARLHFGFQNLSLAHERLYGGVGLALDEPRLAVHAERADEVRCDDAATEPYVRRVVDALDVPGAAVAVDERFPRHVGLGSGTQLSLATLIAVVRAYDRTADARTYAPRLGRGGRSGIGVAAFESGGFVVDGGHPTERFTAEPPAEGDWDVPPVLAHHDVPADWRFVVVVPDTDPGQSGAEEDRSMRQAVERADPGIADEISTLLTRRLLPAIATRDHGDFGQAAARLGRLNGAWYADEQGGVYRPPAGTLVDSLSSVPVVSGAGQSSWGPTVWGLTTAAHESEAREAGVLALDEAGVEGTVRVVAPRNTGASLTE; encoded by the coding sequence ATGCCGACGGTCACGACCGCCGCGCGACTCCACTTCGGGTTCCAGAACCTCTCGCTCGCCCACGAGCGCCTCTACGGCGGCGTCGGGCTCGCGCTCGACGAGCCGCGACTCGCGGTCCACGCCGAGCGCGCGGACGAGGTCCGGTGTGACGACGCGGCGACCGAACCGTACGTCCGGCGCGTCGTCGACGCGCTCGACGTGCCCGGCGCGGCCGTCGCCGTCGACGAGCGGTTCCCGCGCCACGTCGGCCTGGGGAGTGGCACCCAGCTCTCGCTGGCGACGCTCATCGCCGTCGTCCGGGCGTACGACCGGACCGCCGACGCCCGGACCTACGCGCCGCGGCTGGGCCGGGGCGGCCGGAGCGGAATCGGCGTCGCGGCGTTCGAATCGGGCGGGTTCGTCGTCGACGGCGGCCACCCGACCGAGCGGTTCACCGCGGAGCCGCCGGCCGAGGGCGACTGGGACGTGCCACCGGTGCTCGCACACCACGACGTGCCCGCCGACTGGCGGTTCGTCGTCGTCGTCCCGGACACCGACCCCGGCCAGAGCGGGGCCGAGGAGGACCGGAGTATGCGCCAGGCCGTCGAACGGGCTGACCCCGGCATCGCCGACGAGATATCGACGTTGCTGACCCGCCGGCTCCTCCCCGCGATTGCGACCAGGGACCACGGCGACTTCGGCCAGGCCGCGGCGCGACTCGGCCGGCTCAACGGCGCGTGGTACGCCGACGAACAGGGCGGCGTCTACCGCCCGCCGGCCGGCACGCTCGTCGACTCGCTGTCGAGCGTCCCGGTCGTCTCCGGGGCCGGCCAGAGCTCGTGGGGCCCGACCGTCTGGGGGCTGACGACGGCGGCCCACGAGTCCGAGGCCCGGGAAGCCGGCGTACTGGCTCTCGACGAGGCCGGCGTCGAGGGCACGGTCCGCGTCGTCGCCCCCCGGAACACCGGTGCCTCGCTGACCGAGTAG